A single region of the Rhizophagus irregularis chromosome 27, complete sequence genome encodes:
- a CDS encoding uncharacterized protein (SECRETED:cutsite_VIA-SP; SECRETED:prob_0.4370); SECRETED:SignalP(1-21) has translation MRYNKIFTIFPICLIYFLVIASPISLPEFDLENIEKAATSAPTTSAPSSSSSSSPSAAIAVFTNPSNSSTAVTGQIKFTKTSQNKTNVSGKLDSGIFDKVAANYQFKIVDRSKILIYDLTTDGLNKWSVNSTGTTPFQHDFDKLLISKIVDQFFEISHHKKGIVSMTIVKSI, from the coding sequence atgagatataataaaattttcacgaTATTTCCtatatgtttaatttattttttggtaattgCAAGTCCAATATCTTTACCTGAATTTGAccttgaaaatattgaaaaagctGCAACATCAGCTCCAACAACCTCGGCACCTTCCTCCTCATCCTCATCATCACCATCAGCAGCAATAGCAGTATTCACGAATCCATCAAATAGTTCAACGGCGGTAACAGGTCAAATAAAGTTTACTAAAACTTCACAGAATAAAACAAATGTTAGTGGTAAATTAGATTCAGGGATATTTGATAAAGTAGCTGcaaattatcaatttaaaattgttgatagatcaaaaatattaatatatgacTTAACAACCGATGGTTTAAATAAATGGAGTGTTAACTCAACTGGTACTACTCCTTTTCAAcatgattttgataaattacttattagtaaaattgttgaccaattttttgaaataagtCATCATAAAAAAGGTATCGTTAGTATGACGATAGTAAAATCTATTTAA